One region of Deltaproteobacteria bacterium genomic DNA includes:
- a CDS encoding SagB/ThcOx family dehydrogenase translates to MKNREIDAAWAYHDGTKHSYQSIRANAHSLDWENRPLSFKIYTGLDPIALPQQLSSTTMPALAAISLSDAPGDVGIIPTRQTLAEILFLSAGITKRRSYPGGEMQFRAAACTGALYHIDLHLICGELEDLSAGVYHFSPQDFALRRLRAGDYRSVLIRASGEEPSIAKASCVLVCASTFWRNAWKYQARAYRHCYWDSGTILANLLAAAAARAVLAKVVIGFVDAEVDTLLGLDSQREAPLAMVALGESGDRVAVPLLAVDPLVLPTAPLSKQEVNYPAMQAMHEASSLQDEKEVVAWRAQALSAAATARNDEIAESRMFPLQPLSSVDMSQDSIDEVILRRGSTRQFAPESISFAQLSTMLDRATRGEHGDFLHPGEPSLNELYLIVNAVDDLPSGTYLYRSAGQSLELLKQGDFRRDAGHLGLGQEIPADCSVNVYFLADLPRSLERYGNRGYRAAQLEASIMGGKLYLAAYAQRLGASGLTFFDDDVTEFFSPHAAGKSVMFLLALGKSVKRRNGLNVV, encoded by the coding sequence ATGAAGAATCGCGAAATCGACGCGGCTTGGGCGTATCATGACGGCACGAAACATTCCTACCAAAGCATCCGCGCCAATGCGCACTCCCTCGACTGGGAGAACCGGCCGCTGTCATTTAAGATTTACACCGGCCTCGATCCTATCGCGCTGCCGCAACAGCTCTCGTCGACAACCATGCCGGCGCTTGCCGCGATTTCATTGAGCGATGCGCCTGGGGACGTTGGCATCATCCCAACACGCCAGACACTAGCGGAAATTCTGTTTCTGTCCGCTGGCATTACCAAGCGAAGAAGTTATCCGGGCGGAGAGATGCAATTCCGTGCCGCGGCCTGCACCGGGGCGCTCTATCACATCGATCTGCATCTGATCTGCGGCGAACTCGAAGATCTCTCGGCCGGTGTTTATCATTTTAGCCCGCAAGATTTTGCGCTGCGCCGATTGCGCGCGGGCGATTATCGTTCGGTGCTGATTCGTGCCAGCGGTGAAGAGCCATCGATCGCAAAGGCAAGTTGCGTGCTCGTCTGCGCGTCGACGTTTTGGCGCAATGCTTGGAAGTATCAAGCCCGCGCCTATCGTCACTGTTACTGGGATAGCGGCACGATACTCGCCAATCTTTTAGCGGCCGCGGCGGCCCGCGCGGTGCTTGCTAAAGTCGTGATCGGCTTTGTCGATGCCGAGGTGGACACACTTTTAGGATTGGACTCTCAGCGCGAGGCGCCGCTCGCAATGGTGGCGCTCGGAGAATCTGGCGATCGGGTTGCAGTGCCGCTGCTAGCCGTTGATCCGTTGGTTTTGCCAACCGCGCCGTTATCGAAACAAGAAGTTAATTATCCCGCGATGCAAGCGATGCACGAGGCTTCTTCACTCCAGGACGAAAAGGAAGTCGTCGCCTGGCGCGCCCAAGCGCTAAGCGCGGCAGCCACGGCGCGCAATGATGAAATAGCTGAGTCTCGAATGTTTCCTCTGCAGCCGTTGAGTTCTGTAGACATGTCGCAGGACAGCATCGACGAAGTAATTCTCCGGCGCGGCTCAACGCGCCAGTTTGCACCCGAGTCGATTTCCTTCGCCCAGCTTTCCACCATGCTCGACCGGGCAACGCGCGGCGAACACGGGGATTTTTTGCATCCAGGAGAGCCGTCGCTCAACGAGCTTTACTTGATCGTCAACGCGGTGGACGATCTGCCTTCGGGGACCTACCTGTATCGCAGCGCAGGCCAGTCGCTGGAATTGCTCAAGCAAGGCGACTTTCGCCGTGACGCGGGACATCTCGGTCTCGGCCAGGAGATTCCAGCCGATTGCAGCGTCAACGTTTATTTTCTAGCGGATTTGCCTCGATCTCTGGAGCGCTACGGCAACCGCGGTTACCGCGCCGCCCAACTTGAAGCCAGTATCATGGGCGGGAAACTCTATCTTGCCGCCTACGCCCAACGGCTCGGCGCCTCCGGGCTGACTTTCTTCGA